A section of the Kluyveromyces lactis strain NRRL Y-1140 chromosome F complete sequence genome encodes:
- the RAD27 gene encoding multifunctional nuclease RAD27 (similar to uniprot|P26793 Saccharomyces cerevisiae YKL113C RAD27 5' to 3' exonuclease 5' flap endonuclease required for Okazaki fragment processing and maturation as well as for long-patch base-excision repair member of the S. pombe RAD2/FEN1 family) — translation MGIKNLATLISEQVPNAIKSRDIKYFHGRKVAIDASMSLYQFLIAVRQQDGVQLAGEDGETTSHLMGMFYRTLRMIDHGIKPCYVFDGSPPELKKYELDKRKVRREDTEAKLKEATEQAEIIKHERRLVKVLPWHNEEAQKLLSLMGIPYVVAPAEAEAQCAELAKSGKVFAAASEDMDTLCYQTPVLLRHLTFSEARKLPIQEFDTDVIYNTLDLTQTQFIDLGIILGCDYCEGIKGVGPVNALKLIKEHGSLEAIVEKFENGDISSGRWKIPEGWQFKEARDLFMQPDVIPSEEVTLKWEEPKAEELIEFMVKEKGFNEDRIKSGIERLRKGLKVGVQKRLDSFFKIQPKTKEELATAAKKAKDAKKKAAAKGKIAKRR, via the coding sequence ATGGGTATCAAAAATTTAGCTACACTTATTTCTGAGCAAGTACCGAATGCTATTAAGAGCAGAGATATAAAGTATTTCCATGGAAGAAAAGTAGCCATCGATGCCTCGATGTCTCTTTATCAATTTCTCATTGCTGTGAGACAGCAGGATGGGGTTCAGCTCGCTGGTGAAGATGGAGAAACGACGTCGCATCTTATGGGTATGTTCTACCGTACGTTGCGCATGATTGATCATGGAATAAAACCATGTTATGTGTTCGATGGAAGTCCACCAGAACTTAAGAAATACGAATTGGATAAACGTAAGGTGAGACGTGAGGATACCGAGGCTAAGTTGAAAGAAGCCACGGAACAGGCagaaattatcaaacaTGAAAGAAGACTCGTGAAAGTTTTGCCATGGCATAATGAGGAAGCTCAGAAGTTGTTATCTCTTATGGGTATTCCTTACGTTGTGGCACCTGCAGAAGCTGAGGCGCAATGTGCAGAGCTTGCTAAATCAGGGAAAGTGTTTGCAGCTGCCAGTGAAGATATGGATACATTATGCTATCAAACGCCAGTTTTATTGAGACATTTGACTTTCAGTGAGGCCAGAAAACTTCCaatccaagaatttgacaCTGATGTGATTTACAACACTTTGGACTTGACTCAGACGCAATTCATTGATTTAGGTATCATTCTAGGGTGTGATTATTGTGAAGGAATCAAGGGTGTAGGCCCTGTCAAtgcattgaaattgattaaAGAACACGGTTCCCTGGAAGCCATCGTAGAGAAATTCGAAAATGGAGACATCAGTAGTGGCAGATGGAAAATCCCTGAAGGTTGGCAATTCAAAGAAGCGCGTGATTTATTCATGCAACCAGATGTTATTCCAAGTGAGGAAGTGACGTTGAAATGGGAGGAACCTAAAGCCGAggaattgattgaatttatggttaaagaaaaagggtTCAATGAAGACAGAATTAAATCaggtattgaaagattacGCAAGGGTTTGAAAGTCGGCGTACAGAAAAGACTTGActcattcttcaaaattcaaCCGAAAACTAAGGAAGAGCTAGCAACCGCTGCTAAAAAGGCAAAGgatgcaaagaaaaaggctGCTGCTAAAGGTAAGATTGCCAAGAGACGTTAA